A single region of the Salipaludibacillus sp. LMS25 genome encodes:
- a CDS encoding DUF5068 domain-containing protein, which translates to MNPDANYVNNMNGFNITVEVYEVVKVTDINLSQAFWFDDEREGYVVTAKATLENTRDNNVYYSPGLGIRLADKYNIVIR; encoded by the coding sequence ATGAATCCAGATGCTAATTATGTAAACAATATGAACGGTTTTAATATTACCGTTGAGGTATATGAAGTGGTTAAAGTGACAGATATAAACCTAAGTCAAGCATTTTGGTTTGATGATGAGCGGGAAGGTTATGTTGTCACAGCAAAAGCGACGCTCGAAAATACGCGGGATAATAATGTTTACTATAGCCCTGGTTTAGGTATTAGACTGGCGGATAAGTATAATATCGTTATCAGATAG
- a CDS encoding MDR family MFS transporter gives MTQSENYSKVLVAALLIAGSFIAILNQTLMITAIPPIMQEMTITANTGQWLTTVFMLVNGIMIPISAFLLEKFTTRQLFLSAMGIFTLGTLIGAVATNYPVLLTGRIIQSAGAGVMLPLMQTVFLLIFPVERRGAAMGYIGLVISFAPAIGPTLSGWVTSNYEWRFLFYGILPLAIIMIVVAYIKMPNVTNLKNPKVDPISIILSSFGFGGLLYGFTSAGNNGWGSPITITVLLVAVIAVVVFVMRQLRMAHPMLEFRVFKKRIFTLSTIICSIGFLGLIGLETIIPLYMQNMRGFSAVEAGIVLFPGALIAGLMAPITGRIFDKIGARALAIPGLMIMTVSTFALLFIDTTTSLMFLTIMYAVRMFGFSMVMMPVNTAGLNAMPREWIPHGAAMTNTIRQMAASIGTALLVSTMTTAEETAGDAVARPDIFGAIIALGMIGVLTVVGLILSFKIKKTVPRQVSEQRAAASPD, from the coding sequence ATGACACAGTCAGAGAACTACAGCAAAGTTTTAGTTGCAGCGTTGTTAATCGCAGGCTCGTTTATCGCCATTCTAAATCAAACATTGATGATTACGGCCATTCCACCGATTATGCAGGAGATGACTATAACAGCGAATACAGGCCAATGGCTAACGACGGTTTTTATGCTTGTAAACGGTATTATGATTCCTATTTCTGCTTTTTTATTAGAGAAGTTTACAACTCGTCAGCTTTTTTTGTCAGCGATGGGAATATTTACGTTAGGTACCTTGATAGGGGCTGTAGCCACGAATTACCCAGTGTTACTAACTGGGAGAATCATTCAATCGGCAGGGGCTGGTGTCATGCTGCCGCTGATGCAGACGGTCTTTTTATTAATATTTCCTGTAGAGCGACGAGGAGCAGCGATGGGATACATTGGGTTAGTCATTTCATTCGCCCCAGCTATCGGTCCCACGCTCTCCGGTTGGGTTACATCCAATTATGAATGGCGCTTTTTATTTTATGGGATTCTTCCTTTAGCTATTATCATGATTGTCGTTGCTTATATAAAGATGCCGAATGTCACGAACCTTAAGAACCCGAAAGTAGACCCTATCTCTATTATCTTATCGTCCTTTGGGTTTGGCGGGCTGTTGTACGGCTTCACAAGTGCTGGAAACAATGGGTGGGGGAGCCCGATCACAATTACTGTATTGCTAGTTGCTGTAATTGCAGTCGTGGTATTTGTCATGCGTCAGTTGCGAATGGCTCATCCAATGCTTGAGTTTCGCGTCTTTAAAAAACGCATTTTTACACTCTCAACAATTATCTGTAGTATTGGATTTTTAGGCTTGATCGGTCTTGAAACGATCATTCCTTTATATATGCAAAATATGAGAGGTTTTTCAGCAGTTGAAGCAGGCATCGTCCTGTTTCCAGGGGCGCTCATAGCCGGCTTAATGGCGCCGATTACCGGCCGTATTTTTGATAAAATTGGAGCGAGGGCATTGGCCATACCTGGCTTAATGATTATGACAGTTTCAACATTTGCCCTGTTATTTATTGATACAACCACATCACTTATGTTTTTAACGATTATGTATGCTGTTCGCATGTTTGGCTTTTCGATGGTGATGATGCCTGTGAATACTGCTGGGCTGAATGCCATGCCACGAGAATGGATTCCCCACGGTGCAGCCATGACAAACACGATACGTCAAATGGCAGCGTCAATTGGTACCGCCTTATTAGTAAGCACCATGACTACTGCCGAGGAAACAGCCGGAGACGCCGTGGCACGTCCTGATATATTTGGAGCGATTATTGCCCTAGGTATGATCGGAGTACTTACCGTCGTAGGCTTAATTTTGTCTTTTAAAATTAAAAAAACAGTACCGCGGCAAGTGAGCGAGCAACGAGCTGCTGCCAGTCCTGACTAA
- a CDS encoding DUF421 domain-containing protein — MTDLGNVLMRGIVGFLLLFLLARIMGKKHITDMTFYEYIVGIAIGSIAAELTFSPHVRMSNFIFGMIVWAILPVIASKMELHSLRFRKLSEGMPTTLIENGQLLEENLKKENLTVDELMIHLRQKDAFSLADVESAVMEKSGLISVLKKKNKQPVTPKDIGLLTKNESFPTIVIIDGNLMEKSLQEHGYTKEWLLAELMKQGAEDPHDVFLAQIDSSGNVYVDFYKDNDTHAPKMKEKLLTAASIKQLQADLNRFSVESTNQQAKTMYKHHAHYMNQLINDLSTYMVD, encoded by the coding sequence ATGACTGATCTAGGAAATGTCCTGATGCGCGGTATAGTTGGCTTTTTATTATTGTTCTTACTTGCTCGAATAATGGGCAAAAAGCATATCACCGACATGACGTTCTACGAATATATTGTGGGGATTGCTATCGGCAGTATCGCAGCTGAGTTGACATTCAGTCCTCATGTCAGAATGTCTAACTTTATTTTTGGTATGATCGTTTGGGCCATCTTACCTGTTATCGCTTCAAAAATGGAATTACACTCATTACGCTTTCGTAAACTATCTGAAGGAATGCCCACTACCCTTATTGAAAATGGGCAACTATTAGAGGAAAACTTAAAAAAGGAGAATCTAACAGTTGATGAGCTCATGATTCACTTGCGGCAAAAAGATGCTTTTTCCCTTGCTGATGTGGAATCGGCCGTTATGGAAAAAAGTGGTCTTATCAGTGTTTTAAAGAAAAAGAATAAGCAACCTGTTACACCAAAAGATATTGGCCTGCTTACAAAAAACGAGTCATTTCCTACTATCGTGATCATAGATGGTAATTTAATGGAGAAAAGTTTGCAAGAGCATGGTTATACAAAAGAGTGGCTACTAGCAGAACTGATGAAACAAGGAGCAGAAGATCCTCACGACGTTTTCCTTGCGCAAATTGATTCATCGGGAAATGTTTATGTTGATTTTTATAAAGACAACGACACACATGCTCCTAAAATGAAAGAAAAGCTATTAACGGCCGCAAGCATAAAGCAACTCCAAGCAGATTTAAACCGATTTTCTGTGGAATCAACGAATCAACAAGCGAAAACGATGTATAAACACCATGCCCACTACATGAATCAATTAATTAACGATCTATCAACATATATGGTAGACTGA
- the pdxK gene encoding pyridoxine/pyridoxal/pyridoxamine kinase: MSLEKVLTIAGSDSSGGAGIQADLKTFQDLGVYGMSAITTIVTMDPDNNWSHGVFPQETKAVKQQLKTIVDGIGVSAMKTGMLGSVEIVELVSNTIETTKLQNIVVDPVMVCKGEDDVLHPETTESMKQLLIPKATIVTPNVFEAWQLSGVGPIKTVEHMKEAAEKIYKLGASHVLIKGGSKLNHDKAVDVLYDGHSFELLESDKIETPYVHGAGCTYSAAITAELAKGHDVKTAVQTAKAFITEAIKASFKLNQFIGPVNHGAYRRQLTD, from the coding sequence ATGTCTTTAGAAAAAGTGTTAACAATCGCTGGCTCAGACAGCAGTGGTGGCGCAGGAATTCAAGCAGATTTAAAAACGTTCCAGGACCTCGGCGTGTATGGGATGAGCGCTATCACAACCATCGTGACGATGGATCCTGATAACAATTGGTCCCACGGTGTGTTCCCACAGGAAACAAAAGCCGTTAAGCAACAATTAAAAACGATCGTCGATGGCATCGGCGTCTCTGCTATGAAGACCGGCATGCTCGGTTCCGTAGAGATCGTGGAGCTTGTATCAAACACGATTGAAACGACTAAACTTCAAAACATTGTCGTTGACCCCGTTATGGTCTGTAAAGGTGAAGATGACGTTCTTCACCCTGAAACAACCGAAAGCATGAAACAACTGCTAATCCCTAAAGCAACGATCGTGACACCAAATGTATTCGAAGCTTGGCAATTGAGCGGAGTAGGCCCTATCAAAACGGTTGAACACATGAAAGAAGCCGCTGAAAAAATTTATAAATTAGGTGCTTCTCATGTGCTCATCAAGGGCGGAAGTAAACTTAACCACGACAAAGCCGTGGACGTCTTATATGACGGTCACTCGTTTGAGTTACTAGAGTCCGATAAAATTGAGACACCTTATGTCCACGGAGCTGGCTGTACGTATTCAGCAGCCATTACAGCAGAATTAGCGAAAGGTCATGACGTTAAAACTGCTGTGCAGACAGCAAAAGCGTTTATAACAGAAGCGATCAAAGCATCGTTTAAATTGAACCAATTTATCGGCCCTGTCAATCACGGTGCTTACCGACGACAATTAACTGACTAA
- a CDS encoding helix-turn-helix domain-containing protein — protein sequence MDDKLQRMFHPIQANGRTEVSSYTEIAPSKMLRRYVSCYWFSEPEGDNVMSKLQTASSSAVDRVIPDGCSDILFEHDMANNSYHVTYCGLLERPFVVSYDMANNVRRFGIRFFPGGAYEVIKTPLSDLKNQLCELDALIPGRGHTVAEQLFAEESLAGKVRFAEMFLLSLLTWERTATDDTMKNVLHHIFTSRGSAQVQSLAIKESISVRQLNRKCQNWVGVTPKKFSDIIRFQAMIHYIQQSTSIDWPALALNYGFFDQPHMIRDFKKYYGITPVEAAKEFQQAQRHDHFLQYESFRIN from the coding sequence ATGGATGATAAATTACAAAGAATGTTTCATCCTATTCAAGCGAATGGCCGGACTGAAGTAAGTTCATATACGGAAATAGCCCCTTCAAAAATGTTGCGTCGTTACGTGTCTTGTTACTGGTTTTCAGAGCCTGAAGGAGACAATGTTATGTCAAAGTTGCAAACAGCTAGTAGTTCAGCGGTTGATCGCGTCATTCCGGACGGATGCTCTGACATTTTATTTGAGCACGATATGGCTAATAACTCTTATCATGTGACATATTGCGGATTATTGGAACGCCCATTTGTTGTCAGCTATGACATGGCTAATAACGTGCGTAGGTTTGGTATTCGATTTTTTCCTGGTGGCGCATACGAGGTCATTAAAACGCCTTTAAGTGATTTGAAGAATCAACTATGTGAGCTGGATGCTCTTATACCTGGGAGGGGCCATACAGTTGCAGAGCAACTTTTTGCGGAGGAGAGTTTGGCAGGTAAAGTAAGGTTTGCCGAAATGTTTTTACTTTCTTTACTCACATGGGAACGGACGGCGACAGATGATACGATGAAAAATGTTCTCCACCACATTTTTACATCGAGAGGAAGCGCACAAGTTCAATCCCTGGCTATAAAAGAAAGTATTAGCGTACGTCAATTGAATCGGAAATGTCAAAATTGGGTTGGCGTTACACCGAAAAAATTTAGCGACATTATAAGATTTCAGGCGATGATACATTATATACAACAATCAACGTCTATCGATTGGCCAGCGCTCGCTTTAAACTATGGTTTTTTTGATCAGCCCCATATGATCCGAGATTTCAAAAAATATTATGGTATTACTCCCGTAGAAGCAGCCAAAGAATTTCAGCAAGCTCAACGGCATGACCATTTTTTACAATACGAATCTTTCAGAATAAATTAA
- a CDS encoding DinB family protein, with the protein MNGVFNVRDHLLDELELVVKTSEPLILRMDEADKCYQPADNMRPLLDVVQHLISIPETDLMIMQEKSQEEVQKTELRVSQLTDPAQLVAELWHNFEQFKTYIQSLSEEELLTKSTKAFYHR; encoded by the coding sequence ATGAATGGTGTATTTAATGTTCGAGATCACCTTTTGGATGAGCTGGAGCTAGTAGTTAAAACGAGTGAACCGTTAATTTTACGAATGGACGAAGCAGACAAGTGTTATCAACCAGCAGACAATATGCGTCCATTGTTAGACGTTGTTCAGCACCTCATCTCAATTCCTGAAACAGATCTCATGATCATGCAAGAGAAGTCTCAAGAAGAGGTGCAAAAAACAGAGTTGCGTGTTTCACAACTAACGGATCCGGCACAATTGGTGGCAGAATTATGGCATAACTTTGAGCAATTTAAGACATATATACAGTCGTTAAGTGAAGAAGAGTTACTAACGAAGTCAACCAAAGCATTTTATCACAGATAA
- a CDS encoding dicarboxylate/amino acid:cation symporter: protein MKLIAKLVVGIIVGILIGLMDVQWITQLFVTIKNIFGQFIGFVIPFIILFFIVSGVSKLGKNSGRLVGATVGTAYVSTLLAGIFAFIVASAVMPFINATESQVGEGSGIPGFFELEIAPMMGVVTALVTAFLFGIGIAKTNSETLMKVFDEGKEIIELVITKIIIPFLPIYIAGIFVEMTAEGEVFNTLQVFGIVLVMVIITHWVWITLQFIVAGIVTKQEPFGLIKNMLPAYFTGVGTMSSAATIPVTLKQTKKNNVKEEVADFAVPLCATIHLSGSVITIVTCAVAVMAVLGDYSVPSIGEMVPVIAMLGIIMIAAPGVPGGAIMAALGILETMLGFSDGAIALMIALYMAQDSFGTATNVTGDGAINLIVNRIAKKNDKPAEEQPEFL, encoded by the coding sequence ATGAAGCTCATTGCTAAGTTAGTTGTTGGTATTATAGTCGGTATATTAATTGGCTTAATGGATGTGCAATGGATTACGCAATTATTTGTCACAATTAAAAATATTTTTGGTCAATTTATCGGATTTGTAATTCCTTTTATTATTTTATTTTTTATCGTATCAGGTGTGTCAAAGTTAGGAAAAAACTCAGGGCGGTTAGTAGGGGCTACTGTTGGAACAGCTTATGTTTCTACGCTTCTTGCTGGGATTTTTGCCTTCATTGTAGCGTCCGCCGTTATGCCTTTTATTAATGCGACGGAATCCCAAGTAGGAGAAGGATCAGGTATACCTGGCTTTTTTGAACTGGAAATCGCGCCAATGATGGGTGTTGTGACAGCTCTCGTTACAGCATTTTTATTCGGTATTGGGATTGCAAAAACAAACAGTGAGACCCTCATGAAGGTATTTGATGAAGGAAAAGAGATCATAGAACTTGTTATTACTAAAATTATCATTCCTTTCTTGCCTATTTACATTGCAGGTATATTTGTTGAGATGACGGCAGAAGGCGAGGTTTTTAATACTCTGCAAGTCTTTGGTATTGTATTAGTTATGGTTATAATCACTCATTGGGTGTGGATTACGCTTCAATTTATTGTAGCAGGTATCGTGACGAAGCAAGAGCCATTTGGGCTAATTAAAAATATGCTTCCTGCTTATTTCACAGGAGTCGGGACGATGAGTAGTGCGGCGACCATCCCTGTCACATTAAAGCAAACGAAGAAAAACAATGTGAAAGAAGAAGTAGCTGATTTCGCAGTGCCGTTATGTGCCACCATCCACCTGTCAGGTAGTGTTATTACAATTGTGACGTGTGCTGTAGCTGTCATGGCAGTATTAGGTGATTATAGTGTTCCATCGATCGGTGAAATGGTCCCGGTAATAGCAATGCTCGGTATCATTATGATTGCGGCTCCAGGGGTACCAGGTGGTGCGATTATGGCGGCATTAGGTATTTTAGAGACAATGCTCGGTTTCAGTGATGGTGCCATCGCTTTAATGATTGCGTTATATATGGCTCAAGATAGTTTTGGTACCGCTACGAATGTTACTGGTGACGGTGCGATTAACTTAATAGTCAATAGAATAGCCAAAAAAAATGACAAGCCAGCAGAGGAACAACCTGAATTTTTATAA
- a CDS encoding DUF3147 family protein, whose translation MYVTIKIVTSAAIIAIITEIARRFPLYGGVIAALPLVSLLSIIWLSVQGEPPEALSRFASGVLYGLPATAIMLTVIYLTLRHALPLAIALILALTSWGFTLVVQNSIIKLFSSFS comes from the coding sequence ATGTACGTGACGATAAAAATAGTTACTTCAGCAGCGATCATCGCCATTATCACCGAAATAGCTAGGCGCTTTCCGTTGTATGGTGGTGTTATTGCAGCTCTTCCTCTAGTTAGCTTATTAAGTATTATCTGGCTCTCTGTTCAAGGTGAACCACCTGAGGCATTAAGCCGTTTCGCATCAGGTGTTTTATATGGCCTTCCAGCTACTGCTATCATGTTAACTGTCATCTACTTAACGTTAAGACACGCTCTTCCATTAGCCATTGCCTTAATTCTAGCCCTAACCTCGTGGGGATTCACTCTCGTTGTCCAAAATAGTATTATAAAACTTTTTTCTAGCTTCTCATAA
- a CDS encoding MarR family winged helix-turn-helix transcriptional regulator: protein MKEAAQLNEEWTDIYYALHYPHNDKITHQAARILQHVKKGENLGIKDVACYLSISQNTASEHIKRLIDKGYIKKVKAMEDERKVSLQLTTQGEHTLHLHSCLDEEKLTEIFQSLSPEDKQMVLKAFSILSEGAKQCT from the coding sequence GTGAAAGAAGCCGCACAACTAAACGAGGAATGGACAGATATTTATTATGCGTTGCACTATCCACACAACGACAAAATCACCCATCAGGCTGCCCGCATATTACAGCACGTTAAAAAGGGTGAAAACTTAGGAATAAAAGATGTGGCCTGTTATTTATCAATTTCTCAGAATACCGCTTCAGAACATATTAAACGCTTGATAGATAAAGGATATATTAAGAAGGTAAAAGCTATGGAGGATGAGCGGAAGGTGAGTTTACAGCTCACAACACAAGGAGAACATACTTTGCACCTTCATTCATGCCTTGACGAAGAAAAACTAACCGAGATTTTTCAATCATTATCGCCTGAAGACAAGCAGATGGTTCTAAAGGCTTTTAGCATACTAAGCGAGGGTGCAAAACAATGTACGTGA
- a CDS encoding YfhE family protein, which translates to MENKPWPHKKIKERHNGLTSAQEVYYSSDFKRADRAAQTVVKGN; encoded by the coding sequence ATGGAAAACAAACCTTGGCCACACAAAAAAATAAAGGAACGTCATAATGGGCTTACTTCTGCTCAAGAAGTCTACTATAGTAGTGATTTTAAACGAGCTGATAGAGCTGCCCAAACAGTTGTAAAAGGAAACTAA